From the Streptomyces sp. NBC_01216 genome, the window GGGCAGCGTGCTGGAGGCCGCGTCCCGCCAGTCCGACCGCCTCGGCGACCCGTGGCCGCCCGCCCCCGGCTCCCGGTGACACGCGCCCGACACCGTCGGCCGGGACCCGACCACCGCCAGGAGGTCTTCCGTGTGCGGTCCGCCCGCCGACCGTGACGGGCACCGCGCGGGGCCGGCGGGCGGAGGGGCAGGGCCGCCCGGCCGATAATCGATCTTGTGGTGGTCGGAAGGGCGCGTCCGCGCACGAGAACCGGCAGGGGCCGGGGCGCGACCGTGATCGAGGTGCGGGGGTTGGTGTGGGTCTGCCGGGGACGTCGAACCATGACGTGGCGCGAGAGGACAGGTTCGACTGGTTCTGCGAGGCCGTGTCCAGCGAGGTCATGCCGGTGACGCTCAGCAGCCGGCACCCGGCCGGTTTCCGGGCCGGGATCACGGACGTGGACCTCGGCGTGCTCCGGCTGTCGTCCGTGGCCTGCTCACCGGTGCTCTCCCGGCGCACCCCGGCGCACATCCGGCGCGGCGACCCCGAGAACCTGCAGCTCGCGCTCATCACCCGAGGCGTGTTCAGGATCTCCCAGCGGGGCAGCGAATCCGTGATCTCCGGCGGGCTCGTCCTCACGGACACCTCCCGCCCGAGCGAGGGCGCCTGTGCCGACGGTCAGGTCGAGACGGTGATGCTGCAGATTCCCCGTGCGTCCCTCGCACTGCGACCGGACCGTGTGGACCGCCTCCTCGCGCGGAACCTGACCGCGGACACCGGCTCCGGCGCGATCCTCGCCGGCTTCCTGACGACCCTGCTCGCGCACGCCTCGCCCTGCGGCCCCCAGGAGCTGCGCGCGATGGGATCCGTAGCCCTCGAACTGGCCACCGCCTGTCTCGCGCAGCAGCTCGGCGACCCCGGGCTGGCGCCGGCCGAGGCACGTGCGCAGGAGGCACGGCAGCGTGTCCACCGCTTCATCGAGAACAACCTCGGCGACCCGGACCTGACACCCCAGGCGATCGCCGACCGGCACGGCATCTCCCTGCGCACCCTCCACACCCTCTTCGGAGACCAGCCGCTCACCGTCGCGGCGCACATCCGCCGGAGCCGCCTGGAGCGCGCCCACGCCGACCTCGCCCGCGCCGAGCTGGGCACTCACCCCGTCCAGGCGATAGCGGCACGCTGGGGCTTCTCCAGCGCCACCGCGTTCAGCCGGGCCTTCCGCGAAGCCTTCGGCCTCACCCCCACCGAACACCGCGCGCTCCACAGGGCCGCCCCCGCACGCGACGCACAGCAACCCCGCACGGCACGCACACCACCGGGCGCCGCCCGAACGTAGATTCACTTGCTGCCGGGGCCGCCGCCTCAGCGTGAGCGCGGCCACGGGGGTGTCAGCGCAGACGGGGGACCGGTTCCCCGGGGCGGCCTCCCGGCGTCAGCTCATGCCGGCCGCCAGGCCGGAGACCACGAAGGAACCGCACATGATTCGCAAGGTATCGTCGGCGCTCGTCGCCCTGATGGCCCTCATCGGCTTCAGCTTCCTCAGCACCGCTCCGGCCCAGGCGGCCGGGGGGACCCGTCTCTACAGCCTGGGTGCCTGCGCCACACCGGAAGGCAACAGCACGGCCAACGGCGCCGTCGTCACTCTGTGGTCCTGCACCGGAAGCCCGCTCCAGAACTGGCACTGGAGAGGAATGTTCCTCGTCCACGACGCGAGCGGCAAGTGTCTGACACCCCGCGGCAACGCCTCGGGTACCAACGGCGCCGTCCTGACCCTGTGGACCTGTGACTTCAACTCGCTTGAGAGCCCTCAGCGTTTCGACACCGGGTTCGACCAGTACAACGACCGCATGCGGACCCTGAACGGGACCAAGTGCATCACCCTCAAGGGCAACTCGCGCGCCAGCGGCACGTGGCTGACCCTGTGGACCTGCAACCCCGAGTGGAACCTGGCGCAGTCCTGGCAGATATCCCTGTAGTCCTGTCCCCAGCGCAGAGCGACGGGGGCGCGCGGCCCAGGACCGCGCGCCCCCGTCCTCGCGCCACCGGTCCGTGCACGGACGCCGCGGCTATCCGCCGCCGGCGCCGCCCGCCGCCGCCCGCAGGCCCGCCCAGTCCGGGATCTTCACCGGTCCCCGGCCCAGCGAACGGCCCAGCTCCGACTCGGCGCGCTCGATGGCCAGCCAGCCCGGCCAGGCGACCGGCTCGTGACCGAGGTCGCGCAAGGCGGCGAGCGGGTCGGCGGCCACCGGCCGGGCGGCGAGGGCGGGGGCGTCGGTCAGCAGCGCGTCCACCGTCTCCTTGGCGCACGAGCGATTGGTGCCGATCACGCCGGTGGGGCCGCGCTTGATCCAGCCCGCCACGTACTCGCCCAGGGACGGGACGCCGTCCCGCAGCACCCGGCCCGCGAGGTGCGGGACCGTGCCCCCGGTCTCGTCGAAGGGCAGCCCGGCAAGAGCGACCCCCCGGTACCCCACGGCCCGCAGGACCAGCTGTGCCTCGATCTCCTCGTACCGCCCCGTGCCCCGGACACTTCCGTCACCGGCCGGCTCGGTCCGCTCGAACCGCACCGCGGCGACCCGGCCGTCCTCGCCGAGCAGTTCCACCGGCCGCAGGAAGAACCGCAGCGTGAGACGGCGCTCACCGGCCGAGGGCGGCTCGGCCTGTGCCCATCCGCGGACGACCTCCAGATTCCTTCGGTTGGCGGCCGGCAGCCCCGAAGGGTCGACGAACGAGGGGTCCAGGGCCAGTTCGGCGGCGTCCACCCCGACCCGCACCCCCGAGAGGGAACCCAGCTCCCGCAGTTCCTTCGTGGTGAACCGGGCCTGGCCCGGACCGCGCCGCCCCACCATGTGCACCGCCCGCACGCGACTGGTGCCGAGTGCCGACAGCGCCCGCTGCGGCACGTCCGTCCCCCACAGCTCGTCCGGGGCGCGGGCGAGGATCCTGGTGACGTCCACCGCCACGTTCCCGGCCCCGATCACGACCGCCGAACGGGCGTCGAGGCCGAAACCGTCGGTCGCGGCGTCGGGGTGCGCGCTGTACCAGGACACGAACTCGGTGGCCGAGTGGCTGCCCGCCAGGTCCTCGCCGGGCACCCCGAGGCGCCGGTCCCGCGCCGCGCCCACGCAGTACACGACGGCGTGGTAGAGCCCGAGGAGCCGCGCGGGCGCCAGCCCGTGGGCACCGGCCTCCACGTTGCCGAGGAACCTGATCCGCTCGTCCTCCAGGACCGACCGGAGGTTCCGCTGGAGCGACTTGATCTTCTCGTGGTCGGGTGCGACACCGTAGCGCACCAGCCCGAACGGGCAGGGCAGCCGGTCCAGGACGTCCACCCGCACGTCGGGCACCCGCGACTGCCGGACCAGCGCCTGGGCGGTGTAGACCCCGCTGGGCCCGGACCCGACGACAGCGACACGAAGCACGCCCGCACCCCTTCCCGCCGCGGTGAGTTCCGCCGAGAGGCTTCCAGCATCGCACTCGGCGGCCTCCCGGGGGAGGGTCCGGACGGCGGCGACCACCCGTCGGGAGGACGGTGCCCGCGCCACCGTCCGGTGCCCCTCGCCCCTGAACGCCTGTCGGGTGGCCTCTGGCCCGGCGGTCACGCCCCGGCGCGCACACTGCCGGCGCTGCCGACAAGTCCCCGTCGCTCCGCTACAGCGGCACTCCATCCCGGCGCCTTGGAATCGCACGCACCGGACCGTGTCCGTCTGTCGACCGAAGACCACCCGACAGGCTCTGAGCGGCACGCGCGTCCGGGCGTCTCACTGCGACGGCGTGAACGGCGGGCCGTCGGGCGGGCCCCCGTCCGGAGGCGTGCCCAGCTCCCAGTCCAGTCCGTACCGCTGGAACAGTTCCGCGCGCAGCCGGCTCGCCGGCATCGGGGCCCCCGGCAACAGCACCCCGACGACGGCGCCCATCAGCAGCGCCCGCAGCAGCGGGTAGTCGGTGTCAGGGTCGGCCGATCCGTATCGCTCCATGGTGTCGCGCAGGAGTGCCGCGAGCCGCTGCTGTTCCGGGCACCGCACGAAACCCTCGGCCTGGAGGATCAGGGCCATGTGCGTGCGCATCAGTACGGGCCGGTCCACCGCCAGGCCGAGCACCGCGTCGATCGCCCGGGCCAGTCGTTCCCGGCCGTCCCGCGCACGCGGCTCGCGCTCCAGCGCCTCCTCCAGCGTCAGATGCATCAGCCGGTGCACCGCCGACTGGAGCAGTTGGCGCTTCCCCGGGAAGTAGTACGAGATCAGCCCGCGCGCCGCACCGGCCCGCTCCGCGATGTCCCCCAGGGT encodes:
- a CDS encoding helix-turn-helix domain-containing protein, with amino-acid sequence MAREDRFDWFCEAVSSEVMPVTLSSRHPAGFRAGITDVDLGVLRLSSVACSPVLSRRTPAHIRRGDPENLQLALITRGVFRISQRGSESVISGGLVLTDTSRPSEGACADGQVETVMLQIPRASLALRPDRVDRLLARNLTADTGSGAILAGFLTTLLAHASPCGPQELRAMGSVALELATACLAQQLGDPGLAPAEARAQEARQRVHRFIENNLGDPDLTPQAIADRHGISLRTLHTLFGDQPLTVAAHIRRSRLERAHADLARAELGTHPVQAIAARWGFSSATAFSRAFREAFGLTPTEHRALHRAAPARDAQQPRTARTPPGAART
- a CDS encoding RICIN domain-containing protein, whose protein sequence is MIRKVSSALVALMALIGFSFLSTAPAQAAGGTRLYSLGACATPEGNSTANGAVVTLWSCTGSPLQNWHWRGMFLVHDASGKCLTPRGNASGTNGAVLTLWTCDFNSLESPQRFDTGFDQYNDRMRTLNGTKCITLKGNSRASGTWLTLWTCNPEWNLAQSWQISL
- a CDS encoding FAD-dependent oxidoreductase, giving the protein MLRVAVVGSGPSGVYTAQALVRQSRVPDVRVDVLDRLPCPFGLVRYGVAPDHEKIKSLQRNLRSVLEDERIRFLGNVEAGAHGLAPARLLGLYHAVVYCVGAARDRRLGVPGEDLAGSHSATEFVSWYSAHPDAATDGFGLDARSAVVIGAGNVAVDVTRILARAPDELWGTDVPQRALSALGTSRVRAVHMVGRRGPGQARFTTKELRELGSLSGVRVGVDAAELALDPSFVDPSGLPAANRRNLEVVRGWAQAEPPSAGERRLTLRFFLRPVELLGEDGRVAAVRFERTEPAGDGSVRGTGRYEEIEAQLVLRAVGYRGVALAGLPFDETGGTVPHLAGRVLRDGVPSLGEYVAGWIKRGPTGVIGTNRSCAKETVDALLTDAPALAARPVAADPLAALRDLGHEPVAWPGWLAIERAESELGRSLGRGPVKIPDWAGLRAAAGGAGGG
- a CDS encoding TetR/AcrR family transcriptional regulator, which produces MSPRSASVNEELRRRSRERLLQATVELVSERGYEATTLGDIAERAGAARGLISYYFPGKRQLLQSAVHRLMHLTLEEALEREPRARDGRERLARAIDAVLGLAVDRPVLMRTHMALILQAEGFVRCPEQQRLAALLRDTMERYGSADPDTDYPLLRALLMGAVVGVLLPGAPMPASRLRAELFQRYGLDWELGTPPDGGPPDGPPFTPSQ